One window from the genome of Acidobacteriota bacterium encodes:
- a CDS encoding ribonuclease HII, which yields MRGFERQLATAGYGLVAGVDEAGRGCLAGPVVAAAVVVSPDCLIPGVDDSKRLSASRRRRLAEVIKQRAAAWSVAIGDAALIDRINVLEATRWAMRTALVSLEVRPAVAVVDAVRLDAVNVRGAEVPTLPLVRADSLSFAVACASIIAKTDRDRLMTAYDREYPGFGFASHKGYASKHHRAALRELGPTPLHRLTFRSVLPSRE from the coding sequence ATGCGCGGGTTCGAGCGGCAGTTGGCCACGGCGGGCTACGGACTCGTCGCCGGCGTCGACGAGGCGGGTCGAGGTTGTCTCGCGGGACCGGTCGTCGCCGCGGCGGTGGTCGTCTCGCCGGACTGCCTGATTCCCGGCGTTGACGACAGCAAGCGGCTGTCCGCTTCGCGGCGGCGACGACTGGCCGAGGTGATCAAGCAGCGGGCGGCGGCGTGGTCGGTTGCGATCGGCGACGCCGCGTTGATCGACCGGATCAACGTGCTCGAGGCGACCCGGTGGGCGATGCGGACGGCGTTGGTGTCGCTCGAGGTTCGTCCCGCCGTCGCCGTCGTCGATGCGGTGCGGCTCGACGCGGTGAACGTTCGCGGCGCCGAAGTGCCGACGCTGCCGCTGGTGCGGGCCGACTCGCTCAGCTTCGCCGTCGCCTGCGCTTCGATCATCGCCAAGACGGACCGGGACCGGCTGATGACTGCGTACGACCGCGAGTATCCGGGCTTCGGGTTCGCCAGCCACAAGGGCTATGCCTCAAAGCATCACCGCGCCGCGCTCAGGGAGCTCGGTCCGACGCCACTTCACCGTCTCACGTTCCGGTCGGTGCTGCCCAGCCGGGAGTAG